The following proteins are encoded in a genomic region of Actinomadura sp. NAK00032:
- a CDS encoding MBL fold metallo-hydrolase — protein MPNAPTFPDNQRRTAESAFGLFSPDQARHIFSRAHGSGREPLVVEAAPRTHYIQPGMVNVALFETDEGLLLVDCGCAGDGPALLAAVRAISARPLHTVVYTHGHSDHAFGLWAFLEAGERPRVIAHENVPAHFRRYMKTSGLNARVNGQLPGPDGGPAWASKESDFVWPDETYRDALTLTIGGERFELFHAKGETDDATWVWAPERGVIAAGDLVTGYLPNAGNPKKVQRYAEEWADAADAMAALRPEVIIPGHGDLVRGAAGIQDELGAMARYLRHIVDHALDGLNAGTPPEEIVESLRVPAELAAHPRLVAIYDKPEFICRNVIRRYGGWWNGHPADLLPAPKAAQAAEIARLAGGTAVLAARARELQDTDPRMASHLAEWAFLADRSDPGAQDCYAEVLEHRASAEPSLMAQVNLRVSRQWVERARKEAAR, from the coding sequence TCCGGCCGCGAGCCGCTGGTCGTGGAGGCGGCGCCGCGCACCCACTACATCCAGCCCGGCATGGTCAACGTCGCCCTGTTCGAGACGGACGAGGGCCTGCTGCTGGTCGACTGCGGCTGCGCCGGAGACGGCCCGGCGCTGCTGGCGGCCGTCCGCGCGATCAGCGCGCGGCCGCTGCACACCGTCGTCTACACGCACGGCCACAGCGACCACGCGTTCGGCCTCTGGGCGTTCCTGGAGGCGGGCGAGCGGCCGCGGGTGATCGCGCACGAGAACGTCCCCGCCCACTTCCGCCGCTACATGAAGACGTCCGGGCTCAACGCCCGCGTCAACGGGCAGCTCCCCGGGCCGGACGGCGGGCCCGCCTGGGCCTCGAAGGAGTCCGACTTCGTCTGGCCGGACGAGACGTACCGCGACGCCCTCACCCTCACCATCGGCGGCGAGCGGTTCGAGCTGTTCCACGCCAAGGGCGAGACCGACGACGCGACCTGGGTCTGGGCGCCCGAGCGCGGCGTCATCGCCGCTGGCGACCTGGTCACCGGCTACCTGCCCAACGCGGGCAACCCGAAGAAGGTGCAGCGCTACGCCGAGGAGTGGGCGGACGCCGCCGACGCCATGGCCGCGCTGCGCCCCGAAGTGATCATCCCGGGGCACGGCGACCTCGTCCGGGGCGCCGCGGGGATCCAGGACGAGCTGGGCGCCATGGCCCGCTACCTGCGGCACATCGTCGACCACGCGCTGGACGGCCTGAACGCCGGGACACCGCCCGAGGAGATCGTCGAGTCCCTGCGCGTCCCCGCCGAGCTGGCCGCGCACCCCCGGCTCGTGGCGATCTACGACAAGCCCGAGTTCATCTGCCGCAACGTCATCCGCCGCTACGGCGGCTGGTGGAACGGCCACCCCGCCGACCTGCTGCCCGCGCCGAAGGCGGCGCAGGCCGCCGAGATCGCCCGGCTCGCGGGCGGCACGGCCGTCCTCGCCGCCCGCGCCCGCGAACTCCAGGACACCGACCCGCGCATGGCGAGCCACCTCGCCGAATGGGCGTTCCTCGCGGACCGCTCCGATCCCGGCGCGCAGGACTGCTACGCCGAGGTCCTGGAGCACCGGGCGTCCGCCGAGCCCTCCCTGATGGCCCAGGTGAACCTGCGCGTGAGCCGCCAGTGGGTCGAGCGGGCCCGCAAGGAGGCGGCGCGATGA